Proteins encoded by one window of Pseudonocardia alni:
- a CDS encoding glycosyltransferase — protein sequence MTTTDQRGQVSSTTPATTSGETLLQRVVLPRPADPTAVRALYLDERPGTTLAPVEPLADEDARPLSLTVSTIGGRRTRILDRTSATVPAATEVSFGAYFNAFAAGYWRAWSTLTSIELRLDLEGSGRVDVYRTKADGSQIVVAGEVVEGRRRVTLELDLRPFEDGGWYWFDLSTDDADLTLHGGGWHAPHDAPGRAAVVVGMPTFNRPADCVATLTALGSDPQVLEAITAVILPDQGTRKVRDEAGYEQAAAALGDRLRIIDQPNLGGSGGYARIMYEVLHGTGPHAGGIDCEQVLYMDDDILLEPESVLRAIAFSRFSREPMLVGGQMLSLQARSQLSTMGEVVDRNQFLWRPAPDTEAHHDLAARTLRQTRWLHRRVDVDYNAWWMCLIPRRAAEQLGLPLPLFIKWDDAEYGLRARAAGFRTATVPGVAIWHMSFIEKDDSSDWQAYFHYRNRLVAAALHGPDDPRAMLKETFKRTLRHLMLMEYSAVALQIKGFTDFLAGPEALFPKLPVVLDEIRALRAQYDDGRPLDSATEVPLADLDALGAQLFPKPPVGRAKAAVGLARGVLRNLRTPDPALRERPQRNVPWKNAQWFVLAGLDSATVSTPDGRGVTFRRRDPAMFKEMVAESFRLHRAVAADWDGLRARYRAAAPVLTGKDGWKQIFE from the coding sequence ATGACCACGACGGACCAGCGAGGTCAGGTGTCCTCCACCACCCCGGCCACGACCAGCGGCGAGACGCTGCTGCAGCGGGTGGTCCTGCCCCGGCCCGCCGACCCGACCGCCGTCCGCGCGCTCTACCTCGACGAGCGCCCCGGCACCACGCTCGCCCCGGTCGAGCCGCTGGCCGACGAGGACGCGCGCCCGCTCTCGCTGACCGTCTCGACCATCGGCGGCCGCCGCACCCGGATCCTCGACCGCACCAGCGCGACCGTCCCCGCGGCCACCGAGGTCTCCTTCGGCGCCTACTTCAACGCCTTCGCCGCCGGCTACTGGCGGGCCTGGTCGACGCTCACCAGCATCGAGCTGCGCCTGGACCTGGAGGGCTCCGGCCGCGTCGACGTCTACCGCACCAAGGCCGACGGGTCGCAGATCGTCGTCGCCGGTGAGGTGGTCGAGGGCCGCCGCCGGGTCACCCTGGAACTGGACCTGCGCCCCTTCGAGGACGGCGGCTGGTACTGGTTCGACCTGTCCACCGACGATGCCGATCTCACCCTGCACGGCGGCGGCTGGCACGCCCCGCACGACGCCCCCGGCCGCGCGGCCGTCGTCGTCGGGATGCCGACGTTCAACCGCCCGGCCGACTGCGTCGCCACACTCACCGCGCTCGGCTCCGACCCGCAGGTCCTCGAGGCGATCACCGCGGTGATCCTCCCCGACCAGGGCACCCGCAAGGTCCGCGACGAGGCCGGCTACGAGCAGGCCGCGGCCGCGCTCGGGGACCGGCTGCGGATCATCGACCAGCCCAACCTGGGCGGCTCCGGCGGCTACGCCCGGATCATGTACGAGGTCCTGCACGGCACCGGCCCGCACGCGGGCGGGATCGACTGCGAGCAGGTCCTCTACATGGACGACGACATCCTGCTCGAGCCCGAGTCGGTGCTCCGCGCGATCGCGTTCAGCCGGTTCTCCCGCGAGCCGATGCTCGTCGGCGGGCAGATGTTGTCGCTGCAGGCGCGCTCGCAGCTGTCCACCATGGGCGAGGTCGTCGACCGCAACCAGTTCCTGTGGCGCCCCGCCCCGGACACCGAGGCCCACCACGACCTCGCCGCGCGCACCCTGCGCCAGACCCGCTGGCTGCACCGCCGCGTCGACGTCGACTACAACGCCTGGTGGATGTGCCTGATCCCGCGCCGGGCCGCGGAGCAGCTCGGGCTGCCGCTGCCGCTGTTCATCAAGTGGGACGACGCCGAGTACGGCCTGCGCGCCCGCGCCGCCGGGTTCCGCACCGCGACCGTCCCAGGCGTCGCGATCTGGCACATGTCCTTCATCGAGAAGGACGACTCCTCGGACTGGCAGGCCTACTTCCACTACCGCAACCGGCTCGTCGCCGCGGCCCTGCACGGCCCCGACGACCCGCGCGCGATGCTGAAGGAGACCTTCAAGCGGACCCTGCGCCACCTGATGCTCATGGAGTACTCGGCGGTCGCGCTGCAGATCAAGGGCTTCACCGACTTCCTGGCGGGCCCCGAGGCGCTGTTCCCGAAGCTGCCCGTGGTGCTCGACGAGATCCGGGCCCTGCGGGCGCAGTACGACGACGGCCGCCCGCTCGACTCCGCGACCGAGGTGCCGCTCGCCGACCTCGACGCGCTGGGCGCCCAGCTGTTCCCGAAGCCCCCGGTGGGCCGGGCGAAGGCCGCGGTCGGGCTCGCCCGCGGGGTGCTGCGCAACCTGCGCACCCCGGACCCGGCGCTGCGCGAGCGCCCGCAGCGCAACGTGCCGTGGAAGAACGCCCAGTGGTTCGTGCTGGCCGGCCTGGACTCCGCGACGGTGTCCACCCCGGACGGCCGCGGGGTGACCTTCCGCCGTCGTGACCCGGCGATGTTCAAGGAGATGGTCGCGGAGTCGTTCCGGCTGCACCGCGCCGTCGCGGCGGACTGGGACGGACTGCGTGCCCGCTACCGGGCGGCGGCGCCCGTGCTGACCGGCAAGGACGGTTGGAAGCAGATCTTCGAGTGA
- a CDS encoding iron-containing alcohol dehydrogenase family protein, with product MNGFTVEATCALEFGPGAVARVPALVDGLGRAAAFVVTDAGLRATGIVDRVVGDLTAAGLWTEVFDGIGANPSTTAVEHGATALRAFGSCVVVAIGGGSVLDAAKGIALLATHHGARATDDLWSSPVAGLPLIAVPTTAGTGAETNGFGVVEDTCAKRKVYLGHASVRPRVAVLDPELTVGLPPAATAATGFDALVHGVESLASRGANPVSEAAAAQAVALVGRWLPVAVDDGTDLEARAQLLLGAHLAGQALTVSGLGLVHGIAHAVTAHTGTPHGVALASVNEQVMHWNADAAAEAYARAGAALGTADAVAGIAALVEGIRVRRPLHELGVDRGLLPVLAAAAVVDPVTANAPRTPTEDDVREILEAAW from the coding sequence GTGAACGGGTTCACGGTCGAGGCGACCTGCGCCCTGGAGTTCGGTCCCGGCGCGGTCGCCCGGGTCCCCGCGCTGGTCGACGGCCTCGGTCGGGCGGCGGCGTTCGTCGTCACCGACGCCGGGCTGCGCGCCACCGGCATCGTCGACCGGGTCGTCGGCGACCTCACCGCGGCCGGTCTGTGGACCGAGGTGTTCGACGGGATCGGCGCCAACCCGTCGACGACGGCCGTCGAGCACGGCGCGACGGCGCTGCGCGCGTTCGGCTCCTGCGTGGTCGTCGCGATCGGCGGCGGCTCGGTGCTCGACGCGGCCAAGGGCATCGCGCTGCTCGCCACCCACCACGGCGCCCGCGCGACCGACGACCTGTGGTCCTCCCCCGTCGCGGGGCTGCCGCTGATCGCGGTCCCCACCACCGCCGGGACCGGCGCGGAGACCAACGGGTTCGGCGTCGTCGAGGACACCTGCGCCAAGCGGAAGGTCTACCTGGGCCACGCCTCGGTCCGGCCGCGCGTCGCCGTCCTCGACCCGGAGCTGACCGTCGGCCTGCCGCCCGCGGCGACGGCCGCCACCGGCTTCGACGCGCTCGTCCACGGCGTCGAGTCGCTCGCCTCCCGCGGCGCGAACCCGGTCTCCGAGGCCGCCGCCGCCCAGGCCGTCGCGCTGGTGGGCCGGTGGCTGCCGGTCGCCGTCGACGACGGCACCGACCTGGAGGCCCGCGCGCAGCTGCTGCTGGGCGCGCACCTGGCGGGCCAGGCGCTGACCGTGTCCGGGCTGGGCCTGGTCCACGGCATCGCGCACGCGGTCACCGCGCACACGGGCACCCCGCACGGTGTCGCGCTCGCGTCGGTGAACGAGCAGGTCATGCACTGGAACGCCGACGCGGCGGCGGAGGCGTACGCCCGCGCCGGGGCCGCGCTGGGGACCGCCGACGCCGTCGCCGGGATCGCCGCGCTCGTCGAGGGCATCCGCGTCCGGCGCCCGCTGCACGAGCTCGGCGTGGACCGGGGGCTGCTTCCGGTGCTGGCGGCCGCCGCCGTCGTCGACCCGGTGACGGCCAACGCGCCGCGCACCCCCACCGAGGACGACGTGCGGGAGATCCTCGAGGCGGCCTGGTAG
- a CDS encoding IclR family transcriptional regulator has protein sequence MHNGYGLGRDVALLEALASDEAGRTDGLGVAAVARLTGREKSQVSRALRALADAGLVERDEDTLVYRLGWRLFSLAARGTGGRLTAVAEPVLHRLAAETEETVHLCVLRDDALLTARTVSGHSFRTTGWEGRRAPLPCTSAGRVLLSDATPDELFVRFGAVEDLVPDYPHSRVRTVPQLWQAIQEAAERGWAVSHEEFEPGVAGVSAPVRDFRGRVVAALNVSGPTARLDGRFDETGRATAAAAAAVSAELGWTPGRSVP, from the coding sequence GTGCACAACGGCTACGGGCTCGGCCGCGACGTCGCGCTGCTGGAGGCGCTCGCCTCGGACGAGGCCGGGCGCACCGACGGGCTGGGCGTCGCCGCGGTCGCGCGGCTGACCGGGCGGGAGAAGAGCCAGGTCTCGCGCGCGCTGCGGGCCCTCGCCGACGCCGGGCTCGTCGAGCGCGACGAGGACACACTCGTCTACCGCCTGGGGTGGCGGCTGTTCTCGCTCGCCGCTCGGGGCACGGGCGGCCGGCTGACGGCCGTCGCCGAGCCGGTGCTGCACCGGCTGGCCGCCGAGACCGAGGAGACCGTGCACCTGTGCGTGCTCCGCGACGACGCGCTGCTGACCGCGCGGACGGTGTCCGGGCACTCGTTCCGCACGACCGGCTGGGAGGGCAGGCGCGCGCCGCTGCCGTGCACGTCGGCGGGCCGGGTGCTGCTCTCCGACGCGACCCCCGACGAGCTGTTCGTGCGCTTCGGCGCGGTCGAGGACCTGGTGCCGGACTACCCGCACTCCCGGGTCCGGACGGTCCCGCAGCTGTGGCAGGCGATCCAGGAGGCCGCCGAACGCGGCTGGGCGGTGTCCCACGAGGAGTTCGAGCCCGGCGTGGCCGGGGTCTCCGCACCGGTGCGCGACTTCCGCGGCCGGGTCGTCGCGGCGCTCAACGTCTCGGGGCCGACCGCCCGGCTGGACGGCCGGTTCGACGAGACGGGTCGGGCGACGGCGGCCGCCGCGGCCGCGGTGTCGGCGGAGCTGGGGTGGACGCCGGGGCGTTCCGTCCCATGA
- the glf gene encoding UDP-galactopyranose mutase gives MAVSVDSADLNGYDLSSYDLIVVGSGFFGLTVAERVADGLGKRVLVLERRNHIGGNAYSEAEPETGIEIHRYGAHLFHTSNERVWAYVNRFTSFTNYQHRVFARVGEQVYAFPMNLALINQFFGKAHTPDEARSLIAEQSAEVETGQAANLEEKAISLVGRPLYEAFVKGYTAKQWQTDPTELDASIITRLPVRYTYDNRYFNDTHEGLPTDGYTAWLERMADHENIDVVLDTDYFAVREQLPADAPVVYTGPLDRYFDHAEGELGWRTLDFEMSVEPTGDFQGTSVINYNDAEVPFTRILEFRHMHPERDYPKDRTVIVREYSRFAESGDEPYYPINTPDDRAKLDRYRELARKETANRNVLFGGRLGTYKYLDMHMAIGSALTMYENRLVPHFTEGRPLSGTEAED, from the coding sequence ATGGCCGTGAGCGTCGACAGTGCCGACCTGAACGGTTACGACCTGAGCAGCTACGACCTGATCGTCGTCGGGTCCGGGTTCTTCGGACTCACCGTGGCCGAGCGCGTCGCCGACGGCCTCGGGAAGCGCGTCCTGGTCCTGGAGCGCCGGAACCACATCGGCGGCAACGCCTACTCCGAGGCCGAGCCGGAGACCGGGATCGAGATCCACCGGTACGGCGCGCACCTGTTCCACACCTCGAACGAGCGCGTGTGGGCCTATGTCAACCGGTTCACGAGCTTCACGAACTACCAGCACCGCGTGTTCGCCCGGGTCGGCGAGCAGGTCTACGCGTTCCCGATGAACCTCGCGCTGATCAACCAGTTCTTCGGGAAGGCCCACACCCCCGACGAGGCGCGCTCGCTGATCGCCGAGCAGTCCGCGGAGGTCGAGACCGGGCAGGCCGCGAACCTCGAGGAGAAGGCGATCTCGCTGGTCGGGCGCCCCCTCTACGAGGCCTTCGTCAAGGGCTACACCGCCAAGCAGTGGCAGACCGACCCCACCGAGCTGGACGCCTCGATCATCACCCGGCTCCCGGTCCGCTACACCTACGACAACCGCTACTTCAACGACACCCACGAGGGTCTGCCGACCGACGGGTACACCGCGTGGCTGGAGCGGATGGCGGACCACGAGAACATCGACGTCGTCCTCGACACCGACTACTTCGCGGTGCGCGAGCAGCTGCCCGCCGACGCGCCGGTCGTCTACACCGGACCGCTGGACCGCTACTTCGACCACGCCGAGGGCGAGCTGGGCTGGCGCACCCTGGACTTCGAGATGTCGGTCGAGCCGACCGGCGACTTCCAGGGCACCTCGGTGATCAACTACAACGACGCCGAGGTCCCCTTCACCCGGATCCTCGAGTTCCGCCACATGCACCCCGAGCGGGACTACCCGAAGGACAGGACGGTGATCGTGCGGGAGTACTCGCGCTTCGCCGAGTCCGGGGACGAGCCGTACTACCCGATCAACACCCCCGACGACCGGGCGAAGCTGGACCGCTACCGCGAGCTGGCCCGCAAGGAGACCGCGAACCGGAACGTGCTGTTCGGCGGGCGGCTGGGGACCTACAAGTACCTCGACATGCACATGGCCATCGGGTCGGCGCTGACGATGTACGAGAACCGCCTCGTCCCGCACTTCACCGAGGGGCGCCCGCTGTCGGGCACCGAGGCCGAGGACTGA
- a CDS encoding nucleotidyltransferase domain-containing protein, translating into MDEPARRAEVAAVLRGAGARFAFIHGSRAAGGRPRAASDLDVAAWWRDDAPASFEVDLPDDVDLLVLNSAPLELAGRVAMDGELLLDDDPPARVRWVATTRKIYADELPRITRAHREFLDAVRGGHGR; encoded by the coding sequence ATGGACGAACCGGCCCGGCGCGCGGAGGTCGCGGCGGTGCTGCGCGGCGCCGGGGCGCGGTTCGCGTTCATCCACGGCAGCCGGGCGGCCGGTGGCCGCCCGCGAGCGGCCTCCGACCTCGACGTGGCGGCCTGGTGGCGGGACGACGCCCCGGCGTCGTTCGAGGTCGACCTCCCCGACGACGTGGACCTGCTCGTCCTGAACTCCGCACCCCTGGAGCTCGCCGGTCGGGTGGCGATGGACGGCGAGCTGCTCCTCGACGACGACCCGCCCGCACGGGTGCGCTGGGTGGCGACCACCCGCAAGATCTACGCCGACGAGCTGCCGCGGATCACCCGCGCGCACCGGGAGTTCCTCGATGCCGTGCGGGGCGGGCATGGTCGATGA
- a CDS encoding mandelate racemase/muconate lactonizing enzyme family protein, producing the protein MKITDITLDRVRLPLDPPLRAAWDPEPRTVFDATIVRVHTDDGVVGIGSGDTMDGFDAYRHLFVGTDPLAIARHVRVIETCALHGGHYWPLEAALWDLAGTVAGLPAATLFGGTFDAVPAYASFCVLRPPAERAEVAHRVAEEGFRAVKIRIDRDRVEEGIGAVAAVREALGEDFAIMVDLNQAWRMAGDVAPATDLAATRRLVRRLADLGVFWVEEPLPYADADGMRTLRADNPGLRIAAGEMQRSFGDLLRLLDDDVLDVHQPDVVLAAGMSRVRTLAELALLRHRAFTPHSWTNGIGVLANLHVSAGVGGGPFFEFPYDPPDWTPARRDFPLAQPLTVGDDGMLAVPSAPGLGFTLDEEAIARWRVR; encoded by the coding sequence ATGAAGATCACCGACATCACGCTGGACCGGGTGCGCCTGCCGCTCGACCCGCCGCTGCGCGCCGCCTGGGACCCCGAGCCCCGCACCGTGTTCGACGCGACGATCGTGCGCGTCCACACCGACGACGGCGTCGTCGGCATCGGCTCCGGCGACACCATGGACGGCTTCGACGCCTACCGGCACCTGTTCGTCGGCACCGATCCGCTCGCGATCGCCCGGCACGTGCGCGTCATCGAGACCTGTGCCCTGCACGGTGGCCACTACTGGCCGCTGGAGGCGGCCCTGTGGGACCTCGCCGGCACGGTCGCCGGGCTGCCCGCCGCGACCTTGTTCGGCGGCACGTTCGACGCGGTGCCCGCCTACGCGTCGTTCTGCGTGCTGCGCCCGCCCGCGGAGCGTGCCGAGGTGGCGCACCGGGTCGCGGAGGAGGGCTTCCGTGCGGTCAAGATCCGGATCGACCGGGACCGGGTCGAGGAGGGGATCGGCGCGGTCGCGGCCGTCCGGGAGGCGCTCGGCGAGGACTTCGCGATCATGGTGGATCTCAACCAGGCGTGGCGGATGGCCGGCGACGTCGCCCCCGCCACCGACCTCGCCGCGACCCGGCGCCTCGTCCGGCGACTCGCCGACCTGGGGGTCTTCTGGGTCGAGGAGCCGCTGCCCTACGCCGACGCCGACGGCATGCGCACCCTGCGTGCCGACAACCCCGGGCTGCGGATCGCCGCGGGGGAGATGCAGCGCTCGTTCGGCGACCTGCTGCGCCTGCTCGACGACGACGTCCTCGACGTCCACCAGCCCGACGTCGTCCTCGCGGCCGGGATGAGCCGGGTCCGCACCCTCGCCGAGCTCGCCCTGTTGCGCCACCGCGCGTTCACCCCGCACAGCTGGACGAACGGCATCGGCGTGCTCGCGAACCTGCACGTCTCCGCCGGCGTCGGCGGCGGCCCGTTCTTCGAGTTCCCCTACGACCCGCCGGACTGGACCCCGGCGCGTCGCGACTTCCCGCTGGCGCAGCCCCTGACCGTCGGCGACGACGGCATGCTGGCGGTCCCGAGCGCCCCCGGCCTCGGGTTCACCCTCGACGAGGAGGCGATCGCACGGTGGCGGGTCCGGTGA
- a CDS encoding DUF6541 family protein → MSWLSAVPLVLLAAAWVTLPGLVVGLAAGLRGIAAWGAAPMLSVGVIAGSAVGASMLGVPWSGAAPVTAAAAFALLVVGVRRLVLRRPLLPRPTVVRDAAGESVRTLLRGGPDRRWTGLAALGGLTIAAVLGLRAVLRGMDRPDALSQTFDANFHYNAVARILGTHDASSLTVGGLVNSPGFYPAAWHDVVSLVAPLATGPGGIVVASNVVALVTTLLVWPLSVLFLVRTLVGRSAGAALAAPVLALGFVAFPWTLVTYGALWPNLLGVSLVPAALAATALAARPGLGPDPVSPARPGPYPPGRVARWFPAGAAVVALGFAHPNALFGAVVVAVPPILWGLAGAVRRGLRGGVWPTARAVVAVPVVLAALGGVAWFMFVSPALDGIRGYYWEPEVSVTDAVWNAVLHNPEDNAPAWSIAVLTVAGAVWALRRARTSWLVPAHLLVCTLYVVGATTWSSVWTGVWYNDSPRIAALVPVTAAPLAALGLVALCSLARTLACLVRDRLTRAAPAVAGLPRPRAAVLVAIGVIAVVVTSGGLYQRSHIDSLAAIYQTPEEVLVGPEQARFLREAGDLLPSDAVVAQNPWAGTAMLWPLTDRQVLFPHLTGVWSPDQRIIAERLRDASNDPAVCAAVAETGTGYVITAPPTFWQPDPLATQWPGLDDLADADGFELLARDGDNALWRITACDAGRVVGS, encoded by the coding sequence GTGAGCTGGCTGTCCGCCGTCCCCCTCGTGCTGCTGGCCGCTGCCTGGGTCACGCTCCCGGGGCTGGTCGTCGGCCTCGCCGCCGGCCTGCGCGGGATCGCCGCCTGGGGCGCCGCCCCGATGCTGTCGGTCGGCGTGATCGCCGGGTCCGCCGTCGGCGCGAGCATGCTCGGCGTGCCCTGGAGCGGGGCCGCACCGGTCACCGCGGCGGCCGCGTTCGCGCTGCTCGTGGTGGGTGTGCGACGGCTGGTGCTGCGCCGCCCGCTGCTGCCGCGGCCCACCGTGGTGCGGGACGCCGCCGGGGAGTCGGTCCGGACACTGCTCCGCGGCGGACCCGACCGGCGCTGGACCGGGCTCGCCGCGCTCGGTGGGCTGACGATCGCCGCGGTGCTGGGCCTGCGGGCCGTGCTGCGCGGGATGGACCGTCCCGACGCGCTGTCCCAGACCTTCGACGCGAACTTCCACTACAACGCCGTCGCCCGGATCCTCGGGACGCACGACGCGTCGTCGCTCACCGTCGGCGGCCTGGTCAACTCCCCCGGTTTCTACCCCGCGGCCTGGCACGACGTCGTCTCGCTGGTGGCGCCGCTGGCCACCGGGCCGGGCGGGATCGTCGTCGCGTCGAACGTGGTCGCGCTGGTCACCACGCTGCTGGTGTGGCCGCTGTCGGTGCTCTTCCTGGTCCGCACCCTGGTCGGGCGCTCGGCCGGTGCCGCGCTGGCCGCGCCGGTGCTCGCGCTCGGGTTCGTCGCGTTCCCGTGGACGCTGGTCACCTACGGCGCGCTGTGGCCGAACCTGCTGGGCGTCTCGCTGGTGCCGGCCGCGCTGGCCGCGACAGCGCTCGCCGCGCGGCCGGGTCTCGGGCCGGACCCGGTGTCACCCGCCCGGCCGGGCCCGTACCCCCCGGGACGGGTGGCGCGCTGGTTCCCGGCGGGGGCCGCCGTCGTCGCGCTGGGGTTCGCGCACCCGAACGCGCTGTTCGGCGCCGTGGTCGTCGCGGTGCCGCCGATCCTGTGGGGCCTCGCGGGCGCGGTGCGCCGCGGGCTGCGCGGCGGCGTGTGGCCCACGGCGCGCGCGGTCGTCGCGGTACCGGTCGTGCTCGCCGCGCTCGGCGGCGTCGCCTGGTTCATGTTCGTCTCCCCCGCCCTCGACGGGATCCGCGGCTACTACTGGGAGCCGGAGGTCTCGGTCACCGACGCCGTGTGGAACGCGGTGCTGCACAACCCCGAGGACAACGCCCCGGCCTGGTCGATCGCGGTCCTCACGGTGGCCGGGGCGGTGTGGGCGCTGCGCCGGGCCCGCACGTCCTGGCTGGTCCCGGCGCACCTGCTCGTCTGCACGCTCTACGTCGTCGGCGCCACCACGTGGTCCTCGGTGTGGACCGGGGTCTGGTACAACGACTCGCCCCGGATCGCCGCGCTCGTCCCGGTGACCGCGGCCCCGCTGGCCGCGCTCGGCCTGGTGGCGCTGTGCTCGCTGGCCCGCACCCTCGCCTGCCTGGTCCGCGACCGCCTCACCCGGGCCGCGCCCGCCGTCGCCGGGCTGCCCCGGCCCCGGGCCGCGGTACTCGTCGCGATCGGGGTGATCGCCGTCGTCGTCACCTCGGGCGGGCTCTACCAGCGCTCGCACATCGACTCGCTCGCCGCGATCTACCAGACCCCGGAGGAGGTGCTGGTCGGCCCGGAGCAGGCCCGATTCCTGCGCGAGGCGGGCGACCTGCTGCCGTCGGACGCGGTGGTGGCGCAGAACCCGTGGGCCGGCACCGCGATGCTGTGGCCGCTCACCGACCGGCAGGTGCTGTTCCCGCACCTCACCGGGGTGTGGTCCCCGGACCAGCGGATCATCGCCGAGCGGCTGCGGGACGCCTCGAACGACCCGGCGGTCTGTGCGGCCGTCGCCGAGACCGGCACCGGCTACGTGATCACGGCGCCGCCCACGTTCTGGCAGCCCGACCCGCTGGCCACGCAGTGGCCGGGGCTTGACGACCTCGCCGACGCCGACGGGTTCGAGCTGCTCGCCCGCGACGGCGACAACGCGTTGTGGCGCATCACCGCCTGCGACGCGGGCCGGGTCGTCGGGTCCTGA
- the hepT gene encoding type VII toxin-antitoxin system HepT family RNase toxin: protein MARLLRSVTDDLAVLRAESAADPDRRADRLWLSGVKYLFVTAIEGCVDVAQHVCSSEGWGPPATNADAVRLLGRHGFVDEDVAQRVARAVGFRNVLVHDYVDVDDDIVVARLADLSDLDAFVAAVAARL from the coding sequence GTGGCCCGGCTGCTCCGGTCGGTCACCGACGACCTGGCCGTCCTGCGGGCGGAGTCGGCCGCGGACCCCGACCGGCGGGCCGACCGGCTGTGGCTCAGCGGGGTCAAGTACCTGTTCGTGACGGCGATCGAGGGCTGCGTCGACGTCGCCCAGCACGTCTGCTCGTCCGAGGGGTGGGGCCCGCCCGCGACGAACGCCGATGCGGTGCGGCTGCTCGGCCGGCACGGTTTCGTCGACGAGGACGTCGCGCAGCGGGTCGCCCGGGCGGTCGGCTTCCGCAACGTGCTCGTGCACGACTACGTGGACGTCGACGACGACATCGTCGTCGCCCGGCTCGCGGACCTGTCGGACCTGGACGCGTTCGTCGCCGCGGTCGCCGCCCGGCTCTGA